DNA sequence from the Cohnella herbarum genome:
TTCCTTCCAGTTCCCTGCGCATATGAGCCATCCCAAGCGGCCAAGGAACGCTGCTGACCATTCGAAGGCTGACTACCTTGCTCAGTTCATCTGCAAGAGCTTCCTGACCGCCGACCAACCGGTAATTCGGATGCGCCGATAAGGCGGCGAACGCTTCCGGCATGATTTCCCCGTCTACGTAAGGACCCGCTTCTCCCTGCGCCAAGACCGTTCCTCCGGCATCCATCAGCCGAAGAAGAAGGGCAAGCGTGGAAGCCTTCATATTAGTCGTGTCGCCGGATAGGACGACCGCGTCGTAGGACTGCTTGCCGATCGAAAGACGATTCCCGGTCACGCTTCCGTGCCGCTCCATGATATATTCGTCCCCCAGATCGAAATCCCATTGGGCGGCCGTCATTGCTTGCAGCATTGCCAGATAAGCTCGCATATCGGGATTTAGAGGCGGCTTGTTCCACATGATATCGGAATCTTCTTCTTCCTTGGGAATCAGATAGCCGCTCGTCGTCGGGTGCAGGACGAGAATACGCTGGTTCATCGTACCCTGAGACAGGAGGTAAGAGACGCGGCCGTTATAATCGTTCATCTCGGTGTAGTCGTTCCACCACGGCTGTCGCCAATCGAACGACTGCGGATGGTCCCGTTTGCGCGCGCCGGCCGTCGTCATGAGCGTATAGTGCTGGTTTAAGAAGTTGATTCCGTGAACGAACAGCCAGTCCCCCATGCGCTTATAATCGTCCAACGAGGAGTCCCATCCCCCCGCTCCATAGGCTTCGCAGAGCACGCGCTCCTTGCCGAGTTGATTCGCGACGCTCTTCGCTTCAAGCAACGTGACCAGTAAATCGTCCGTAGGTTTATCGCGAAGCGGACTGCCCAGCAGCAGATCGATCGCCGGCCACTGGAAATACTCGTAAGCGGACATGATAGATGGAGAGACCATCATGCCTCCGGCGAGCGGCCAGAAGTTCTCGAGGAAGTGCCCCGTCCAGGCGACGCCGTGCTCCTCGCACCACTTGGCGATCGGCTGGATGGAGTTTTCCACCCATAGCTCGCGCACGGTATCGTAATAATCGTAACGGACTTTCACCGCAGATTTCTCGTACCAGTCGCATTCCACGTTCTTGAACAATGCCGGAAGATGGCTTAACAGGTCATAGCCCCGACGCTTCCGAAATTCGGCCGCGAACCAATAGCTGAACGGAAGCTCCGTTTTCTTCACGTTATAGATTCCGCTGCCCGTCACGGCGGGTTCGTCGGTGAATATCGCCGGAATATGCTTGCCGAAGTCAGCCCCGAACCTTTCATAATAAGCTTCGTACGTGCACTTCAAGAACGCCTGCGTGACCTCCGGTCTCATCATGTCCACGTACGCAAAACCGCCAAGCCACGACATCGTCTGAGGGGGAACGATCTCGATGGTCATGATCCATTCGCACTGCTCGTGCCATTCCTCCTGCGGAATGTCGGTCATATCGCGGTCGATGCTAATCAAAGTCTGGCCGTCATCCGTCGCGGTTACCGCATAAGCCTTCAAGAAATTGCTATTCACGACCCACTTCGGGGCGGAACCGGCACCTTCCCGGAACTTCGAGATCGATTCGATCCGGTAGGTAGCCGACGTCGCGAGACAATCCGGCAGTTCGGCGGGGACATGCCCTCCCGCGAATCCGGACGGATAGGAATTCTCGTCGTAGATATATAGCTTCATATCCAATCTCTTGGCCGTGGCCAAAGCATAGTCCCACTTAGCGAACCAGTCTTCCGACAAATACTCTGTAACGAGTCCGGGTCTGGGATGCACGAAAGCACCGCCGAAGCCGTGGTTTTTCAGTTCGCGTAATTGATTTTCAATCACTTGCTCCGATATTTCGTCGTTCCACACCCATAACGGAGCAGGTCTATATTCGGAGGAAGGCGCTCGGAAACGATCCGCCATCGTTGTCATTCGAATCACATCCTAATCTGTTCATCTCGTATTGTTGCTTTCATAGTAAGCGCTCCTATTTGTATGATATATTGATTTCGTCTTACGATCATCCGATGATCTTGCTACAAAATCCAGTAATCTTGCTGCGGAGAGTGCTTGCAATGAAAATCGTCGAGGATTTGGATAGGCTGCGTTCATCCAGCATGGGAACCGCTCCGACTTCGTTCGTTAAGTCGTCTTTGTTGTACGTCCAGTTTATCGGGCATTATTATACTCGCCCCGGATATTCCATCGAACGGGATGATCTCGACTCGTTCTTACTCTTGGTCACGATAAGGGGCAAGGGTTATTTGCACTACCAAGGAACTCGGCATGAACTTGAGCAGGGGAAAGCGTTCCTGATCGACTGCAAACAATATCATCTCTACCATACGGACCCCGAAGACTTATGGGAGTTCGTCTGGATCCATTTCAACGGAAATACGGCTCAGGATTACGTTGATTATTTTCTAAAGCTGGGAGGTCCCTTGGCGGCGGAATCCGTTAACGACGATCTCCTATTGGACATTCAGCGGGTTAAAGAGCTTCAGAAGCAACGGGACGAAAGATCGGATTTGCTCACTTCCTCGATTCTGGTCCGGCTGATTACGGAGATTCTCCAATCGGCGCTGCAAGACCATCGGAACGACAAACAAATTCCTCCCTACATTACCGGGATCAAACAAGCGTTGGGCGACCGGTTGCAGAGAAGTATCAGCCTGGACGATCTGTCCAAGGAATTCGCCGTCAGCAAGTATCATCTCTCGCGAGAATTCAAGAAATATACGGGCTACAGCCCTTATGTATATTTGTTAAACCTGCGCATGATCGCGGCCAAAGAGCTACTGAAAACGACGGACCTCACGATCGAAGAAATCACTCGCCGGACCGGCTTCACGAACGCGACCCATTTTATCCATACGTTCAAAATCCGGGAAAACGCGACTCCTTTGAAATTCCGTAAAAACTGGCAGGGCAAACCCTAGATTGGTCTAAAAATAGTGCACCCGATTCGCTAAAGTTAATGTACCTTCCGCAAGGTTATGATGGCTTGGAACAGAGTCGCGAGAGTTTTAATTACACGATTCATTACACTCATAACTTTAATGATGGAGGAACGATATGGCGAAGCCTAAAGTGCTCGTGCTGAAGCCGTTGCCGGAAGAAGCGAAGACGATCATCCGGGAACGCTGCACGATGATCGAACCGGAAGAGAGCCACATCAGCCGCGAGCGGCTGGCGGAGTTGATCTCGGACGTCGACGGTCTTCTCACGAACGATATAAGAATAGATTCCGAGCTATTGGATGAAGCCAAACAGCTCAAGATCGTCAGCAATCAGTCCGTCGGCTACAACAATTTCGATCTCGCGGCAATGAAAGCGCGCGGCGTTATCGGTACGCATACGCCCTATGTTCTCGATGGCACCGTGGCCGATCTCGTCTTTGCGTTGATTCTGGCCGCGGCTAGGCGCGTTCCCGAACTGGATTCCTTGGTCAAGCAAGGCAAATGGGGAGAGCCCGGAAACGGCGGGGAAGCCCACTATGGGGTGGACGTACACCACGCCACGATCGGCATCGTCGGGATGGGCAGAATCGGGGAAGCGGTCGCCCGAAGGGCGGCGCTTGGCTTCGACATGAAGGTTCTGTACAGCAACCGCTCCCGCAAGCCGGATGCCGAGAAAGCTTACGGAGCGCAGTACCGTTCGCTGGAACAGTTACTGGAGCAGTCCGATTTCGTCGTTCTGATGGCGCCGTTGACGAGCGAAACCGCGGGCATGATTCGCATCGAGCATTTCGAACGGATGAAACCGACCGCCGTGTTCGTTAACGCTTCACGGGGACAGTTGGTAGACGAGCCGGCCATGATCGACGCGTTGCAGAGGAAACTGATCTATGCGGCTGCCTTAGACGTCTATGAGACGGAGCCGGTAGATGCCGGAAATCCGTTGCTCTCGCTCCCTAACGTTATTACGTTGCCTCATATCGGTTCAGCCACGGCGCAAACCCGATTCGATATGGCGATGGTAGCCGCGAACAATCTTGTGGGCGGACTCTTGAAGGACAGACAAATTTACATCGTACCTGAATTGCAATAATGAGGAATAAGGTGATGAGCATGAATATATCCGCAACGATGAAAGCGGCCGTGATGACGGAGCCGCGCCGGATCGTCACGGAGGAACGGCCGATTCCGGAATTGAACGACGACGAGGTTCTCGTGAAAGTGATGGCGGTCGGCGTCTGCGGTTCCGACGTTCACTATTACGAACATGGAAGAATCGGCGACGCCGCCGTCGAGTATCCGATGATTCTCGGCCATGAGTGCGCCGGCGAAGTCGTCGCCGCGGGCAAATCCGTATCCCGCGTAAGTCCGGGCGACCGCGTGGCGATCGAACCTCAAACGACGTGCGGCCGTTGTCCCGCGTGCAAATCCGGTAAATATAATCTGTGCCCGGAAGTCGTTTTTTTCGCTACTCCGCCGATCGACGGAGCTTTTGCCCAATACGTGAAAGCGCGCGAAGATTTCCTGTTTCCGATCCCCGATCATTTGAGTTATGAAGAAGCGTCGCTTGTAGAGCCGTTCTCCGTCGGGATTCACGCGGCCAATCGGACGGGGCTGAAGCCGGGCAACACGGTCGCGATCATGGGCATGGGCCCTGTCGGATTGTTGGCCGTCGTCGCGGCGAAAGCCTACGGCGCTAGCCGGATTTACGTGACCGATCTGGAGCCGGTCCGATTGGAAGCCGCCAAGAAGTTGGGCGCCACGCATGCCATCAACGTTCGGGAACAAGACGCCGTGGAGACGATTAAAACATTGAACGGCGGGTTGGGTGTCGACGTCGCATGGGAAACGGCAGGCAATCCGAAGGCGCTTCAATCGGCTCTGCTGTCGCTGCGTCGCGGAGGCAAGCTGGCGATCGTAGGCCTTCCCATTCAAGCGGAAATTCCATTGAACGTGCATTTCATGACCAATCACGAAGTGGATATCTACGGCGTATTTCGATATGCCGACACTTATCCCGCGGGAATCGAAATCTTGGCTTCCGGCATCGCGGACGTCAACTCGCTCATCACGGATCGTTATCCGCTGGAGCGGACGCAAGAAGCGATGGATCGGGCTCTGCATAACAAGAGCGGAAGCTTGAAAGTTATCGTATATCCGAACGGCTAAACGTTAGGGAGGGGGAAGATCGACCATGACATCATTCAACATACATTCATTAAGCTGCGAATATCTAGAGACCTTGCTCGGAACCGACGTGAAGGTTCCCCGGTTCGGCTGGAAGCTGTCGTCGGATAGGAGAGGGACGAACCAGCAAGCCTACCGGATTCAAGTGTCCGAATCGGCTGCGAATTTCGATGCTCCCTTATGGGACTCCGGCATCATCGAATCCGACAAGTCCGTTCTGGTGGATTACGGCGGTCCGGAAGTCCGGTCTCGAACTCGGTACTATTACCGCGTAAGGGCTTGGGATAATTACGGCCGGGAGTCGGATTGGAGTACTCCCTCCTGGTGGGAGACGGGGCTCCTCTCTCACGAGGAATGGAAAGCGGAATGGATCACTCCCGATTCGGAAGCGCTGGATAAGGATGCCAAGGAAGTATTCCTATTGCGCACGCGGTTTCACGCCAAGCCGGGCATCCGGAACGCGCGGATCTATTCGACAGCGGCAGGCGTATACGAACTTTATCTTAACGGCGCACGCGTAGGCGATGACCTGCTCGCGCCGGGCTGGACAAGCTATCGTCAACGTCATCAATATCAAACCTACGACGTCACCGCCGCCCTTCAAGACGGCGAGAACGGAATCGGAATCCTGCTCGGCGACGGTTGGTATAAAGGCGAGTTGACCTGGTTGAGCAAACGGAATATTTACGGAGACAGAAGGGCTGCGTTGTTGCAGCTTTGCATCCAATACGAGGACGGCACTGAAGAGCGGGTCGCTACCGATTCCTCTTGGAAAGCATCGACGGGCGCTATTCGGATGTCCGAGCTCTACGCCGGGGAGGTCTATGATGCCCGCTTGCATCAAGAAGGATGGAGCGAAGCAGGCTATTCGGACGGAGAGTGGTTCGGAACCGTATCGGTTCCGCTTCCCTTCGACCAACTGGTAGCGCAAGAGAATTTTCCTACCCGCGTTACCGAGACCTTAACGCCGCAGCGAATCGTTCGAACGCCGAGCGGGGAAACGGTTCTGGACATGGGCCAGAACCTTGTCGGACGGGTTCGAATGACGCTGGACGTGCCGGCCGGCACGCATATTCGGCTGCAACACGCAGAGGTGCTGGATAAGGACGGCAACTTCTATACCGCCAACCTGAGGAAAGCCAAGCAGATCGTCGAGTACATCTCGGGCGAAGCCGGACGAGTGTCGTATGCTCCGCATTTTACGTTCCAAGGCTTCCGATACTTGCTAGTAGAAGGACTTCAGGAGATGACGGATGATCGCCTTCTGAGCGGATTCGTCGCGGAAGTGATTCATTCGGATATGTTGCCGACCGGCAGCTTCGAGTGTTCGGATCCGATGGTCAACCGGTTGCAGAGCAATATCGTATGGGGTCAAAGAGGCAACTTCCTGGACGTGCCGACGGATTGTCCTCAGCGCGATGAGCGGTTGGGCTGGACCGGGGACGCGCAAGTGTTCATTCGGACGGCGGCTTTTAACTATCACGTCGGTCCGTTCTTCACCAAGTGGTTGCGCGATCTGGAGGCGGACCAGCGCCCTAGCGGCAGCGTGCCTTACGTCATCCCGAATGCGCTCGAGGATTATACTTCGACGATGTGGGGAGATGAAACCTATACTTCGTCGGCATGGGGGGACGCCGCCACCGTTTGCCCTTGGACGGTATATCAGGTGTACGGCGACCGTCGCCTGCTGGAACAGCAATACGGAAGCATGAAAGCTTGGGTGGAATTCATCCGGGCTCAGGGCAAAGAGGAGCATCTATGGAACACGGGTTTTCATTTCGGCGATTGGCTTGCTCTGGACGCCCATGAAGGCAGTTATTTCGGAGCGACCCCGGTCGAATTGGTAGCTACGGCGTATTACGCGTTATCGACGCGGATTCTACGGGATGCCGCTTCGGTACTGGGCTTCGAGGACGATTATCGGGTATACGGCGAATTGCTGAATGGAATTAAGGACAAATTCCGCCAATCGTTCCTGACCTCCGA
Encoded proteins:
- a CDS encoding glycosyl hydrolase — encoded protein: MTTMADRFRAPSSEYRPAPLWVWNDEISEQVIENQLRELKNHGFGGAFVHPRPGLVTEYLSEDWFAKWDYALATAKRLDMKLYIYDENSYPSGFAGGHVPAELPDCLATSATYRIESISKFREGAGSAPKWVVNSNFLKAYAVTATDDGQTLISIDRDMTDIPQEEWHEQCEWIMTIEIVPPQTMSWLGGFAYVDMMRPEVTQAFLKCTYEAYYERFGADFGKHIPAIFTDEPAVTGSGIYNVKKTELPFSYWFAAEFRKRRGYDLLSHLPALFKNVECDWYEKSAVKVRYDYYDTVRELWVENSIQPIAKWCEEHGVAWTGHFLENFWPLAGGMMVSPSIMSAYEYFQWPAIDLLLGSPLRDKPTDDLLVTLLEAKSVANQLGKERVLCEAYGAGGWDSSLDDYKRMGDWLFVHGINFLNQHYTLMTTAGARKRDHPQSFDWRQPWWNDYTEMNDYNGRVSYLLSQGTMNQRILVLHPTTSGYLIPKEEEDSDIMWNKPPLNPDMRAYLAMLQAMTAAQWDFDLGDEYIMERHGSVTGNRLSIGKQSYDAVVLSGDTTNMKASTLALLLRLMDAGGTVLAQGEAGPYVDGEIMPEAFAALSAHPNYRLVGGQEALADELSKVVSLRMVSSVPWPLGMAHMRRELEGNRTAYFFVNHSMEEFRSFIEFQGGTLEHWNLWNGDTEPVAVIRTEFGIGLDFKLQRNESIVLIVSPDEPIATAGIAATNESLKKTNLPAVLQNVVPEEANVIVIDYCDLAVDGKTYSDMNTIEAGHLLFRRRGFNQNPWDNSVQFKRRILDRNDFGADSGFALTYRVITEGELPDAPVYFVAERPQSYALSVNGRPVPWLRGDAWLDHHNGQADIRPFLKQGANELILTADRFDVMLEVEPVYLRGDFSIGSRNGDWVMSRPESVSIGEWTRQGYPFYSGAFLYHYRVEVPDNAASVQALLPKELEATACSIFVNGERVGLIGLDDGGTTDLTSRMLAGTNEITLRVCGGLKNVLGPHHDPDRSRRTAWPNMWRKAPKYGKPAADDYDLISYGAGDHLRFEAIIRE
- a CDS encoding helix-turn-helix domain-containing protein, with amino-acid sequence MKIVEDLDRLRSSSMGTAPTSFVKSSLLYVQFIGHYYTRPGYSIERDDLDSFLLLVTIRGKGYLHYQGTRHELEQGKAFLIDCKQYHLYHTDPEDLWEFVWIHFNGNTAQDYVDYFLKLGGPLAAESVNDDLLLDIQRVKELQKQRDERSDLLTSSILVRLITEILQSALQDHRNDKQIPPYITGIKQALGDRLQRSISLDDLSKEFAVSKYHLSREFKKYTGYSPYVYLLNLRMIAAKELLKTTDLTIEEITRRTGFTNATHFIHTFKIRENATPLKFRKNWQGKP
- a CDS encoding 2-hydroxyacid dehydrogenase; amino-acid sequence: MAKPKVLVLKPLPEEAKTIIRERCTMIEPEESHISRERLAELISDVDGLLTNDIRIDSELLDEAKQLKIVSNQSVGYNNFDLAAMKARGVIGTHTPYVLDGTVADLVFALILAAARRVPELDSLVKQGKWGEPGNGGEAHYGVDVHHATIGIVGMGRIGEAVARRAALGFDMKVLYSNRSRKPDAEKAYGAQYRSLEQLLEQSDFVVLMAPLTSETAGMIRIEHFERMKPTAVFVNASRGQLVDEPAMIDALQRKLIYAAALDVYETEPVDAGNPLLSLPNVITLPHIGSATAQTRFDMAMVAANNLVGGLLKDRQIYIVPELQ
- a CDS encoding NAD(P)-dependent alcohol dehydrogenase, with translation MSMNISATMKAAVMTEPRRIVTEERPIPELNDDEVLVKVMAVGVCGSDVHYYEHGRIGDAAVEYPMILGHECAGEVVAAGKSVSRVSPGDRVAIEPQTTCGRCPACKSGKYNLCPEVVFFATPPIDGAFAQYVKAREDFLFPIPDHLSYEEASLVEPFSVGIHAANRTGLKPGNTVAIMGMGPVGLLAVVAAKAYGASRIYVTDLEPVRLEAAKKLGATHAINVREQDAVETIKTLNGGLGVDVAWETAGNPKALQSALLSLRRGGKLAIVGLPIQAEIPLNVHFMTNHEVDIYGVFRYADTYPAGIEILASGIADVNSLITDRYPLERTQEAMDRALHNKSGSLKVIVYPNG
- a CDS encoding alpha-L-rhamnosidase produces the protein MTSFNIHSLSCEYLETLLGTDVKVPRFGWKLSSDRRGTNQQAYRIQVSESAANFDAPLWDSGIIESDKSVLVDYGGPEVRSRTRYYYRVRAWDNYGRESDWSTPSWWETGLLSHEEWKAEWITPDSEALDKDAKEVFLLRTRFHAKPGIRNARIYSTAAGVYELYLNGARVGDDLLAPGWTSYRQRHQYQTYDVTAALQDGENGIGILLGDGWYKGELTWLSKRNIYGDRRAALLQLCIQYEDGTEERVATDSSWKASTGAIRMSELYAGEVYDARLHQEGWSEAGYSDGEWFGTVSVPLPFDQLVAQENFPTRVTETLTPQRIVRTPSGETVLDMGQNLVGRVRMTLDVPAGTHIRLQHAEVLDKDGNFYTANLRKAKQIVEYISGEAGRVSYAPHFTFQGFRYLLVEGLQEMTDDRLLSGFVAEVIHSDMLPTGSFECSDPMVNRLQSNIVWGQRGNFLDVPTDCPQRDERLGWTGDAQVFIRTAAFNYHVGPFFTKWLRDLEADQRPSGSVPYVIPNALEDYTSTMWGDETYTSSAWGDAATVCPWTVYQVYGDRRLLEQQYGSMKAWVEFIRAQGKEEHLWNTGFHFGDWLALDAHEGSYFGATPVELVATAYYALSTRILRDAASVLGFEDDYRVYGELLNGIKDKFRQSFLTSEGRMAASTQTANILPLVFGLVDGIERERIASDLNELVTRNGYHLDTGFVGTPYLCLALSEKGYHGTAVKLLLQDQYPSWLYSITKDATTIWEHWDGIKPDGSFWSDDMNSYNHYAYGAIGDWMYRYVAGLDMDESVPAYKRVRIRPGISSGDLTYARASFESSYGRMTSDWRVVDAIVHVDSTIPANVSAEVFLDGARIDSVTESGNPLQAADGIQSYVETSEGVLVSVGSGTYRFSFKRGR